One genomic window of Hymenobacter sp. J193 includes the following:
- a CDS encoding biosynthetic peptidoglycan transglycosylase — protein sequence MNPATKKKLGIGVGVVVALLAVGLAVFLLKRQELLEYALREVKTKVEKKYPVTLTLGPARFTDLNTVRIDGVALVPTDRDTLLQARRINASISLKTLFARRPVFSDLQIDSARLTARKTETTDNYSFFFAKKKTPVRRDTTQGANYGLLLNQLLETAFDNVPGEADFRNFLVTYRSPDHNATLTMPRFAIEDGDLTGQLTADIDSVVNTFGLQGHIEPGDYALEANVYGLNGRPVLLPYVQRRYGARVQFDTVQVSLSDKDLDDDQLTVRGTAWARNFVVNHPKLADHDVRFPRAGIDYVATLGKAYGALENGTKITLNRMEFFPEISVRKLPRKQRLTGKANGVESPDELLAGLQLKVNIKSGETKANDFFAALPEGMFSTLEGTQGEGTLTYRLLADLDMNQLDSLKFSSSLTGKNFRLTRFGREDLGKLNTPFAYTAYNDKGDSIKTFQVGPPNPEFVPFNQVSQYLKHAILTAEDPRFFTHKGFMAKAFVNSIIQNIKEKRFARGGSTISMQLVKNVFLTRQKTVTRKIEEALIVWLIENTRVATKERMMEVYLNIIEWGPKIYGVTEAARFYFSKQPNELTLSESLYLASIIPRPKLYRLGFNQYGDMRRSARYFHRLIAQLMARKGYISQDEYEGLGYSVNFSNPSRMGFIPRPDTTRTVVAADSSQYQPLNLIDLLGGGADEGVNTNTPVDAGTAAPAQAPPKN from the coding sequence GTGAATCCAGCTACGAAGAAAAAACTAGGTATTGGTGTAGGGGTAGTGGTGGCGCTGCTGGCCGTGGGCCTGGCAGTGTTTCTGCTCAAGCGCCAGGAACTGCTGGAGTACGCCCTGCGCGAAGTCAAAACCAAGGTCGAGAAAAAGTACCCCGTCACGCTCACGCTGGGCCCGGCCCGCTTTACCGACCTCAACACGGTGCGCATCGACGGCGTGGCGCTGGTGCCCACCGACCGCGACACACTGCTGCAGGCCCGGCGCATCAACGCTTCCATCTCGCTGAAAACCCTTTTTGCGCGGCGTCCGGTGTTCAGCGACCTGCAGATTGACTCAGCCCGCCTCACAGCTCGCAAAACCGAAACTACTGACAACTACTCCTTCTTTTTCGCCAAGAAAAAGACGCCTGTGCGTCGCGACACCACCCAGGGCGCCAACTACGGTCTGCTGCTGAACCAGCTGTTGGAAACGGCATTTGATAACGTGCCCGGCGAAGCAGATTTCCGCAACTTCCTGGTTACCTACCGCAGCCCCGACCACAACGCCACGCTCACCATGCCGCGCTTCGCCATCGAAGACGGCGACCTGACCGGGCAGCTCACGGCCGATATCGACTCGGTGGTAAACACCTTCGGGCTGCAGGGCCACATCGAGCCCGGCGACTACGCCCTGGAGGCCAATGTGTACGGGCTGAACGGGCGGCCCGTGCTGCTGCCCTACGTGCAGCGCCGCTACGGAGCCCGGGTGCAGTTCGACACGGTGCAGGTGAGCTTGTCGGATAAAGACCTCGACGACGACCAGCTGACGGTGCGCGGCACGGCCTGGGCCCGCAACTTTGTAGTAAATCACCCCAAGCTGGCCGACCACGACGTGCGCTTTCCCCGCGCCGGCATCGACTACGTGGCCACGCTGGGCAAAGCCTACGGGGCGCTGGAAAACGGCACCAAAATCACGCTGAACCGGATGGAGTTCTTTCCGGAAATTTCGGTGCGCAAGCTGCCCCGCAAGCAGCGCCTGACGGGCAAGGCGAACGGGGTGGAGTCGCCGGATGAGCTGCTGGCCGGCTTGCAGCTGAAAGTGAATATAAAATCGGGCGAGACGAAAGCCAACGACTTCTTCGCGGCCTTGCCCGAAGGCATGTTCAGCACGCTGGAGGGCACGCAGGGCGAAGGCACGCTCACCTACCGCCTGCTGGCCGACCTGGACATGAACCAGCTCGACAGCCTCAAGTTCAGCTCCTCGCTCACGGGCAAAAACTTTCGCCTCACACGCTTTGGCCGCGAAGACCTGGGCAAACTCAACACGCCTTTCGCGTACACGGCCTACAACGACAAGGGTGACTCCATCAAGACCTTTCAGGTGGGGCCGCCCAACCCCGAGTTCGTGCCCTTCAACCAAGTGTCGCAGTACCTTAAGCACGCCATCCTTACAGCCGAAGACCCGCGATTTTTCACGCACAAGGGCTTTATGGCCAAGGCTTTCGTTAATTCCATTATTCAAAATATCAAGGAAAAGCGCTTTGCCCGGGGTGGCAGCACCATTTCCATGCAACTGGTGAAGAACGTATTTCTGACCCGCCAAAAGACTGTGACGCGCAAGATTGAGGAAGCCCTGATAGTGTGGCTGATCGAAAATACCCGCGTGGCCACTAAGGAGCGCATGATGGAGGTGTACCTCAACATCATTGAGTGGGGCCCGAAGATTTATGGGGTGACGGAGGCAGCACGGTTCTACTTCAGCAAGCAGCCCAACGAGCTGACGCTGTCCGAAAGCCTGTACCTGGCCAGCATCATTCCGCGTCCCAAGCTTTACCGCCTGGGCTTCAACCAGTACGGCGACATGCGCCGGAGCGCCCGGTATTTCCACCGGCTTATTGCCCAGCTGATGGCCCGCAAAGGCTACATTTCGCAGGATGAGTACGAGGGCTTGGGCTACTCCGTGAACTTCAGCAACCCCAGCCGCATGGGCTTCATTCCGCGCCCCGATACCACCCGCACCGTAGTAGCCGCCGACTCCAGCCAGTATCAGCCCCTGAACCTGATTGACCTGCTGGGCGGCGGGGCCGATGAAGGCGTGAATACTAATACGCCAGTGGATGCTGGTACGGCTGCGCCCGCGCAAGCACCCCCGAAAAATTAA
- a CDS encoding HAD family hydrolase — protein MIPGNSLTEPAGKAVFLDRDGVLNREMGDYVWRPAEFEVLPGVPEALQRLKAAGYYLVVVTNQAGIAKKLYTATDVQACHDKLQQACGGVLDALYFASAHPSVSESLLRKPDSLMLEKAIARFHLDPARCWLVGDRLRDIEAGTKVGVPGILIGETEAVAFARQAPSLLAATDLILAAPAG, from the coding sequence ATGATACCTGGTAATTCTTTAACTGAACCCGCCGGCAAAGCCGTTTTCCTGGACCGCGACGGGGTGCTGAACCGCGAAATGGGCGACTACGTGTGGCGCCCCGCCGAATTTGAGGTACTGCCCGGCGTGCCCGAAGCGCTACAACGCCTCAAGGCCGCCGGCTATTATCTGGTCGTCGTGACCAACCAGGCCGGCATTGCCAAGAAGCTCTACACTGCTACCGACGTGCAGGCTTGCCACGACAAGCTGCAGCAAGCCTGCGGCGGCGTACTCGATGCGCTGTACTTTGCTTCGGCCCATCCGTCGGTGTCGGAGTCGCTCCTGCGCAAGCCCGATTCGCTCATGCTCGAAAAAGCCATAGCCCGCTTTCACCTCGACCCGGCGCGGTGCTGGCTGGTGGGTGACCGGCTGCGCGACATAGAAGCCGGTACCAAGGTAGGCGTGCCGGGCATCCTGATCGGTGAAACGGAAGCCGTGGCGTTTGCCCGCCAGGCGCCCAGCCTGCTGGCCGCTACTGACCTGATTCTGGCTGCGCCGGCTGGGTAG
- a CDS encoding arginine decarboxylase, translated as MDTYHDLISQTFDFPTDEFQVEQNELRFNDIDLMALVKKHGTPLRLTYLPKISSQIQRAKEWFRAGIEKIGYQGKYSYAYCTKASHFSFVVEEALKNGVHIETSSWFDTSIIRAMHQKGKVSKDTYIICNGFKPEEYKREITSLINEGFVNCMPILDSPNEVEYYHDNVREKCNVGMRLASDEEPRFQFYTSRLGIRYADALPLYEQKIKDDPRFELTMLHYFINTGIKDTSYYWSELSRFVHKYCELRKVCPTLTTIDIGGGLPIQTSIQKEYDYAYMIEEVLRTIQRICQEEEVPEPDIFTEFGIFTVGESGATIYSILDEKLQNDKELWYMIDGSFITNLPDTWALNQRFIMLALNGWNKRYKKLQLGGLTCDSQDYYNAEKHIYQVFLPERRPDRDTEPLYVGFFHTGAYQESLSGYGGIKHCLIPAPKHVILDRAADGTLTDYVFAEKQNGESMMRILGYQA; from the coding sequence ATGGATACCTACCACGACCTGATTTCCCAGACGTTCGACTTTCCTACCGACGAGTTTCAGGTAGAGCAAAATGAGCTGCGCTTCAACGACATCGACCTGATGGCGCTGGTCAAGAAGCACGGCACGCCCCTACGCCTCACCTACCTGCCCAAGATTTCCTCCCAGATTCAGCGGGCCAAGGAGTGGTTCCGGGCCGGCATTGAGAAGATTGGCTACCAGGGCAAGTACTCCTATGCTTACTGCACCAAGGCCTCGCACTTCAGCTTTGTGGTGGAGGAAGCCCTTAAAAACGGCGTGCATATCGAAACCTCGTCGTGGTTTGATACCAGCATCATCCGGGCCATGCACCAGAAAGGCAAGGTTTCGAAGGACACCTACATTATCTGTAACGGCTTCAAGCCGGAAGAATACAAGCGCGAAATCACCAGCCTCATCAACGAAGGCTTCGTGAACTGCATGCCCATCCTCGACTCGCCCAACGAGGTGGAGTACTACCACGATAACGTGCGCGAGAAGTGCAACGTGGGCATGCGCCTGGCTTCCGACGAGGAGCCGCGCTTTCAGTTCTACACCTCCCGCCTGGGTATCCGCTACGCCGACGCGCTGCCGCTCTACGAGCAGAAAATCAAGGACGACCCGCGCTTTGAGCTCACGATGCTGCACTACTTCATCAACACGGGCATCAAGGACACCAGCTATTACTGGTCGGAGCTGAGCCGCTTCGTGCATAAGTACTGCGAGTTGCGCAAGGTCTGCCCTACCCTCACCACCATCGACATCGGTGGCGGCCTGCCCATCCAGACCTCCATTCAGAAGGAGTACGACTATGCGTACATGATTGAAGAGGTGCTGCGCACCATTCAGCGTATTTGCCAGGAGGAGGAAGTGCCGGAGCCGGACATCTTCACCGAGTTCGGTATTTTCACGGTGGGCGAGTCAGGTGCTACCATCTACTCCATTCTGGACGAGAAGCTGCAGAACGACAAGGAACTGTGGTACATGATTGATGGCTCGTTCATCACCAACCTGCCCGACACCTGGGCCCTGAACCAGCGCTTCATCATGCTGGCCCTTAACGGCTGGAACAAGCGCTACAAAAAACTGCAGCTGGGCGGCCTCACCTGCGACTCCCAGGATTACTACAACGCCGAAAAGCACATCTACCAGGTATTTCTGCCGGAGCGTCGCCCAGACCGGGATACCGAGCCACTGTACGTGGGCTTTTTCCATACCGGTGCCTACCAGGAAAGCCTGTCGGGCTATGGCGGCATCAAGCACTGCCTGATTCCGGCGCCCAAGCACGTGATTCTGGACCGTGCCGCGGATGGCACGCTCACCGATTACGTGTTTGCCGAAAAGCAGAACGGCGAATCGATGATGCGCATCCTGGGCTATCAGGCATAG
- a CDS encoding polyprenol monophosphomannose synthase — translation MNDSLVLIPTYNERENAELIIRKVFSLAKPFDVLIIDDGSPDGTAQIVRDLMPEFPGRLFLEQRPGKLGLGTAYIHGFKWGLARGYSYLFEMDADFSHNPEDLLKLYDACSAQGYDMAIGSRYIHGVNVVNWPMSRVLMSYFASAYVRLITGMPIMDATAGFKCYTARVLRTIPLENIRFIGYAFQIEMKWLAFKYGFRIKEVAIIFTDRTRGASKMSKGIFREALLGVVQMKVSSLFRRFDRRAAPAPASVSTASFTSASETR, via the coding sequence ATGAACGATTCGCTCGTCCTCATACCGACCTACAACGAGCGGGAAAACGCCGAGCTAATCATTCGCAAGGTGTTTTCTCTGGCGAAGCCGTTTGATGTGCTCATCATCGACGACGGCTCGCCCGATGGCACGGCCCAGATTGTGCGCGACCTGATGCCGGAGTTTCCGGGTCGGTTGTTTCTGGAGCAGCGCCCGGGCAAGTTAGGCCTCGGCACGGCGTATATACATGGGTTTAAGTGGGGTTTGGCCCGCGGCTACAGCTACCTGTTCGAGATGGATGCCGACTTTTCGCACAATCCCGAAGACCTCCTGAAACTGTATGATGCCTGCTCCGCGCAGGGTTATGATATGGCCATCGGCTCGCGCTACATCCACGGCGTGAACGTGGTGAACTGGCCCATGAGCCGGGTGCTGATGTCGTATTTCGCCTCGGCCTACGTGCGCCTTATCACCGGCATGCCCATCATGGACGCTACGGCCGGCTTCAAGTGCTACACGGCCCGGGTATTGCGCACCATTCCGCTGGAAAATATCCGCTTTATCGGTTACGCCTTTCAGATTGAGATGAAGTGGCTGGCCTTCAAGTATGGCTTCCGCATCAAGGAAGTGGCCATTATCTTCACCGACCGCACGCGGGGCGCGTCCAAAATGAGCAAGGGCATCTTCCGGGAGGCCTTGCTGGGCGTAGTCCAGATGAAAGTCAGCAGCCTGTTTCGCCGCTTCGACCGCAGGGCCGCGCCCGCGCCCGCGTCGGTTTCCACGGCCAGCTTTACTTCCGCTTCCGAAACGCGGTAA
- a CDS encoding TerC family protein, with protein sequence MENTPLFWAAFTAFVLAMLLLDLLVFNRKAHVVHMREALGWSAFWVVLSLGFNYLVWRTMGQTAAIEFLTGYLIEKSLSVDNLFVFLLIFTYFRVPQEYQHKILFWGIIGALVLRAVFILVGAALLAKFHFLLYLLGAFLVYTGVKMASSAGEPEIDPDANPVVKFLSRHLPITSKLEGGKFFVRKEKLLFATPLFVVLVMVETTDVVFAADSIPAILAVSQNTFIVFTSNVFALLGLRALYFALAGLMKLFHYLHYGLALILIFIGGKLLVSELVHIPMGISLGVVGALLLGSILLSLLRPLPPKKEAEPNSPSDGHI encoded by the coding sequence ATGGAAAATACACCCTTGTTCTGGGCGGCATTTACGGCCTTCGTGCTGGCAATGCTCCTGCTCGATCTGCTGGTATTCAACCGCAAAGCCCACGTGGTGCACATGCGCGAGGCTTTGGGCTGGAGCGCGTTCTGGGTGGTGCTGTCATTAGGCTTCAACTACCTGGTTTGGCGTACCATGGGCCAGACGGCAGCCATTGAGTTTCTCACCGGCTACCTGATCGAGAAGTCCCTGAGCGTGGACAACCTGTTCGTGTTCCTGCTCATCTTCACGTATTTCCGGGTGCCGCAGGAGTACCAGCACAAAATCCTGTTCTGGGGCATCATTGGGGCGCTGGTACTGCGGGCAGTGTTTATTCTGGTGGGTGCGGCGCTACTGGCCAAGTTTCACTTCCTGCTGTATTTGCTGGGCGCGTTTCTGGTATATACCGGCGTGAAAATGGCTTCCTCGGCCGGGGAGCCGGAAATTGACCCCGATGCCAACCCGGTGGTAAAGTTTCTGAGCCGCCACCTGCCCATCACCAGCAAGCTGGAAGGCGGCAAGTTTTTCGTGCGCAAAGAAAAGCTGCTGTTTGCCACGCCCTTGTTCGTGGTGCTGGTGATGGTGGAAACCACCGACGTGGTATTTGCCGCCGACTCCATTCCGGCTATTCTGGCCGTGTCGCAGAATACGTTTATCGTGTTTACGTCCAACGTATTTGCCTTGCTGGGTTTGCGGGCTCTATACTTTGCGCTGGCCGGCCTCATGAAGCTGTTTCACTACCTGCACTACGGCCTGGCTCTTATCCTGATTTTTATCGGGGGCAAGCTGCTGGTTTCCGAGCTGGTGCACATCCCCATGGGCATTTCCCTGGGCGTGGTAGGCGCGCTCCTGCTGGGCTCTATCCTGCTGTCGTTGCTGCGCCCACTGCCCCCAAAGAAGGAGGCTGAACCTAACAGCCCATCGGATGGGCATATCTGA
- a CDS encoding YbaY family lipoprotein, translating to MKYSLLFLSGALALLASCTTMPPTAGSGGQHAAVAAEDSITGTVAYRERIALSPTAVVRLQLQDVSRQDAAAVVIDSVTLRPQGRQVPLAFTLRFDPARIQENMTYALQARIEDGGQLLFVSDVSYPVLTRGNPRQVQMMLRRASR from the coding sequence ATGAAATACTCCCTGCTTTTCCTATCTGGCGCCCTAGCGCTGCTGGCCTCCTGCACTACCATGCCCCCCACGGCGGGCAGCGGCGGCCAGCATGCGGCCGTAGCAGCCGAGGATTCCATTACCGGTACCGTAGCTTACCGGGAGCGGATAGCCCTCTCGCCCACGGCTGTGGTGCGCCTCCAGCTGCAGGACGTTTCCCGGCAGGATGCCGCCGCCGTGGTTATCGACTCGGTGACGCTACGGCCCCAGGGGCGGCAGGTGCCGCTGGCTTTCACCCTGCGCTTCGACCCGGCCCGCATCCAGGAAAACATGACCTACGCCTTGCAGGCGCGCATCGAGGACGGCGGTCAGCTGCTGTTCGTCAGCGACGTGTCTTACCCGGTGCTCACGCGCGGCAACCCCCGGCAGGTGCAGATGATGCTGCGCCGGGCCAGCCGGTAG
- a CDS encoding glycosyltransferase family 9 protein, whose product MPQLSGVTVHPDCRHFRGDIPCRPNKEHGYQCQDCPVYAPVQQRLLVIKLGAIGDVIRTTPLLRRLRQEYPQAKITWITLTPAILPQGEIDEVLKLDLASVLHLQQRDFDVLFNLDKDKEACALADSVHAAEKYGYRLHPQYGVAWPGNEQAAHKYLTGVFDQLSLQNQKPYAQEIFELCGFEFRGEEYVFDTHEDKGYDWSQLPTGKPRIGLNTGCGDRWTTRLWSDEKWTRLIGQLQQAGYAPVLLGGEAEAERNRRLHAATGAAYPGTFPLSQFINLMHQMDGIVTQVTMAMHISIALRKPTILMNNIFNPYEFDLYGRGQLVQPDKPCVCFYRGSCQLGTSCMEDLPAEKVFEAVRASVPG is encoded by the coding sequence ATGCCCCAGCTCTCCGGCGTTACCGTTCATCCCGACTGCCGCCATTTTCGCGGTGATATTCCCTGCCGCCCCAACAAGGAGCACGGCTACCAGTGCCAGGACTGCCCCGTGTACGCGCCCGTGCAGCAGCGCCTGCTCGTCATCAAGCTCGGGGCCATTGGGGACGTAATCCGCACCACGCCCCTGCTGCGGCGGCTGCGGCAGGAGTATCCACAGGCCAAAATCACCTGGATTACGCTCACGCCAGCCATTTTGCCCCAGGGCGAGATTGATGAGGTTCTGAAGCTGGACCTAGCCTCGGTGCTGCACCTGCAGCAGCGGGATTTCGACGTCCTCTTCAACCTCGATAAAGACAAGGAAGCCTGCGCCCTGGCCGACTCGGTGCACGCTGCGGAGAAGTACGGCTACCGCCTGCACCCGCAGTACGGCGTGGCCTGGCCCGGCAACGAGCAAGCCGCGCACAAGTACCTCACCGGCGTGTTCGACCAGTTGAGCCTGCAGAATCAGAAGCCCTACGCGCAGGAAATCTTCGAGCTGTGCGGCTTTGAGTTTCGGGGCGAGGAGTACGTGTTCGACACCCACGAAGACAAGGGCTACGACTGGAGCCAGCTGCCTACCGGCAAGCCCCGCATCGGCCTGAACACGGGCTGCGGCGACCGATGGACCACGCGCCTCTGGAGCGACGAAAAGTGGACCCGACTGATCGGGCAGCTCCAGCAGGCCGGCTACGCGCCCGTGCTGCTGGGCGGCGAGGCTGAAGCGGAGCGCAACCGCCGCCTGCACGCTGCCACCGGCGCGGCCTACCCCGGCACGTTCCCCCTGTCCCAGTTCATCAACCTCATGCACCAGATGGACGGCATCGTGACGCAGGTGACCATGGCCATGCACATCAGCATTGCCCTGCGCAAGCCCACCATTCTGATGAACAACATCTTCAACCCCTACGAATTCGACCTCTACGGCCGCGGCCAGCTAGTGCAGCCAGACAAGCCCTGCGTGTGCTTCTACCGAGGCTCCTGCCAGCTAGGCACCAGCTGTATGGAGGATTTGCCGGCAGAGAAGGTATTCGAGGCAGTGCGGGCGAGTGTACCGGGGTAA
- the purB gene encoding adenylosuccinate lyase — MSASTDTTSFSALTAVSPLDGRYRRQTVPLAAFFSELALIRYRVLVEVEYFVALCQLPLPQLAEVSKDIFTDLRQIYLDFSAEDAEAVKAHEKVTNHDVKAVEYFLRDKFTALGLGQYLEFIHFGLTSQDINNTAIPLSLQHAVVKVLLPAYAQVRNQLASRAKDWEAVPMLARTHGQPASPTRLGKEIQVFVARLDAQVELLSQVPFAAKFGGATGNFNAHHVAYPAIDWHEFGQHFVQDRLGLHRSFPTTQIEHYDHLAALCDGVKRLNTILTDLARDVWQYISLGYFRQTIKAGEVGSSAMPHKVNPIDFENAEGNLGLANAVLEHLSAKLPISRLQRDLTDSTVLRNLGVPLGHTLIALTALQRGLDKLALDEAALRRDLNDNWAVVAEALQTILRRENYPDPYNALKALTRTGEAITEQTIQEFIETLNVREDVKAELRVISPSNYVGV; from the coding sequence ATGTCTGCCTCAACCGATACCACGTCCTTCTCCGCCCTCACTGCCGTGTCGCCGCTCGATGGGCGCTACCGCCGCCAAACGGTACCTCTGGCCGCCTTCTTTTCGGAGCTGGCCCTGATCCGCTACCGCGTGCTGGTGGAGGTGGAGTACTTCGTGGCGTTGTGCCAGCTGCCCCTGCCCCAGCTGGCGGAGGTATCCAAGGACATTTTTACGGATCTGCGTCAGATCTACCTCGACTTCTCGGCCGAGGATGCTGAAGCCGTGAAGGCCCACGAAAAGGTGACCAACCACGATGTAAAAGCCGTGGAATACTTCCTGCGCGACAAGTTCACGGCCCTGGGCCTGGGCCAGTACCTGGAGTTCATTCACTTCGGCCTCACGTCCCAGGACATCAACAACACCGCCATTCCGCTTAGTTTGCAGCACGCCGTGGTGAAGGTGCTGCTGCCTGCCTACGCGCAGGTGCGCAACCAGCTGGCCAGCCGCGCCAAGGACTGGGAGGCCGTCCCCATGCTGGCCCGCACCCACGGTCAGCCGGCCTCGCCTACCCGCCTGGGCAAGGAAATTCAGGTGTTTGTGGCCCGCCTCGATGCCCAGGTGGAGCTATTGAGCCAGGTGCCCTTCGCTGCCAAGTTTGGGGGTGCTACCGGCAACTTCAATGCCCACCACGTAGCCTACCCGGCCATCGACTGGCACGAGTTCGGGCAGCACTTCGTGCAGGACCGGCTGGGGCTGCACCGCTCCTTCCCCACCACCCAGATTGAGCACTACGACCACCTCGCGGCCCTTTGCGACGGGGTGAAGCGCCTTAACACCATCCTCACCGATCTGGCCCGGGACGTGTGGCAGTACATTTCCCTGGGCTACTTCCGCCAGACCATCAAGGCCGGGGAAGTGGGCTCCTCGGCCATGCCGCACAAGGTCAACCCCATTGATTTTGAAAACGCCGAGGGCAACCTGGGTCTGGCCAACGCCGTGCTCGAGCACCTGTCGGCCAAGCTGCCTATCAGCCGCCTGCAGCGCGACTTGACGGACTCTACCGTGCTGCGCAACCTGGGCGTGCCCTTGGGCCACACGCTCATTGCCCTCACTGCCCTGCAGCGCGGCCTCGATAAGCTGGCCCTCGACGAAGCCGCCCTGCGCCGCGACCTGAACGATAACTGGGCCGTGGTAGCCGAAGCCCTGCAAACCATTCTGCGCCGCGAAAACTACCCCGACCCCTACAACGCCCTCAAGGCCCTCACCCGCACCGGCGAGGCCATCACCGAGCAAACTATTCAGGAGTTCATCGAAACGCTGAATGTGCGCGAGGATGTGAAAGCCGAGCTGCGGGTTATTTCGCCCAGCAACTACGTAGGCGTGTAA
- a CDS encoding carboxypeptidase-like regulatory domain-containing protein, translated as MTFRRLLAAVCLYGASALLPTFAQDRTLTGVVQALETRLPLPYVNIGIRGKNTGTVADENGAFSLRVPAARTGDTLTFSAVGYEEQAWPLAQLEDRHLQPLLLTQKTTTLAEVVVRAKAAKVRRIGTTTHNPFLWGNVVSKDTHDIGEFATLLSLGNKASQLVQAHIFLRRPTVDTVTFRLNFYRVSHGLPGERAVEQSILLRTAIQNGWLTIDLTKYALTLQNDFYLGFEFLPEKQGAIPAFSYGAQFGGAVVVRTSSLGIWKRESGASLAAYVTVWQ; from the coding sequence ATGACCTTTCGCCGCTTGCTTGCCGCCGTTTGCCTGTATGGCGCCAGTGCACTGTTGCCCACTTTTGCGCAGGACCGAACACTGACCGGGGTTGTGCAGGCGCTTGAAACCCGGCTGCCGCTTCCCTACGTCAATATTGGTATCCGGGGGAAAAATACCGGCACTGTTGCCGACGAGAACGGCGCCTTTTCGCTGCGGGTACCGGCGGCCCGAACTGGAGATACTCTCACTTTTTCGGCTGTAGGGTACGAGGAGCAGGCTTGGCCGCTAGCACAGCTAGAAGACCGGCACTTGCAACCCTTATTGCTCACGCAGAAGACCACAACCCTAGCAGAGGTGGTTGTGCGCGCCAAAGCTGCTAAAGTGCGGCGCATTGGTACTACCACCCACAATCCGTTTCTCTGGGGAAACGTCGTCAGCAAAGACACCCACGATATCGGCGAATTTGCCACCTTACTTTCTTTGGGTAATAAAGCCTCGCAGTTGGTGCAGGCTCATATATTTCTGCGTCGGCCAACGGTAGACACGGTTACTTTTCGGCTTAATTTCTACCGGGTTTCCCACGGATTACCGGGTGAGCGGGCGGTAGAGCAATCCATCCTCCTGCGCACGGCCATCCAGAATGGCTGGCTAACCATTGACTTGACGAAATATGCACTCACCCTGCAAAATGACTTCTACCTGGGCTTCGAGTTCTTACCCGAAAAGCAAGGGGCTATTCCGGCTTTCAGCTATGGAGCGCAGTTTGGTGGAGCCGTAGTTGTGCGCACAAGCAGCCTGGGCATATGGAAGCGAGAATCGGGTGCTTCACTGGCTGCTTACGTGACGGTGTGGCAGTAA
- a CDS encoding arginase, which translates to MRRIKLLEVRSELGAGTRGASLGIDALKVACLNKGSDYFRRFNSVHIPDLNHVLFDKTHFPKAKHIDSIYTVQKGIASTVEQTLRFGEFPLVLAGDHSNASATIAGIKAAYPHKTLGVVWVDAHADIHSPYTTPSGNMHGMPLAISLGDDNRQCQRNQPEPETEFFWQRLKDLGEPGPKITGEHLIYVVVRDTEAEENAIIERLGIKNYKLDEVKAKGTRQVAREIYERLRFCDMVYISFDVDSLDSRFSKGTGTPVEEGLNVEEAISLCRALLDNDRVVCFEMVEINPTLDSENTMATNAFDILEAATDAIQRRLRLEEVVSR; encoded by the coding sequence ATGCGACGCATCAAGCTTCTGGAAGTCCGCTCCGAACTTGGAGCCGGAACCCGTGGCGCCAGCCTGGGCATCGACGCCCTCAAGGTGGCCTGCCTCAACAAGGGCTCCGACTACTTCCGCCGGTTCAACTCGGTTCACATTCCGGACCTGAACCATGTGCTCTTCGACAAAACCCATTTCCCGAAGGCCAAGCACATCGACTCTATTTACACGGTGCAGAAAGGCATTGCCAGCACCGTGGAGCAAACCCTGCGCTTCGGCGAGTTTCCGCTGGTACTAGCCGGCGACCATAGCAACGCCTCCGCCACCATTGCGGGCATCAAGGCGGCTTATCCGCACAAGACTTTGGGCGTGGTGTGGGTAGATGCCCATGCCGATATTCACTCGCCCTACACCACCCCGTCCGGCAACATGCACGGCATGCCCCTGGCTATCAGCCTCGGCGACGACAACCGCCAGTGCCAGCGCAACCAGCCCGAGCCGGAAACCGAATTCTTCTGGCAGCGCCTGAAAGACCTGGGCGAGCCGGGCCCCAAAATCACGGGCGAGCATCTGATCTACGTGGTGGTGCGCGACACAGAGGCCGAGGAAAACGCTATTATTGAGCGCCTGGGCATCAAAAACTACAAGCTCGACGAAGTAAAGGCCAAAGGCACCCGCCAGGTAGCACGTGAGATTTACGAGCGGCTGCGCTTCTGCGACATGGTGTACATCAGCTTCGACGTAGACTCGCTGGACTCGCGCTTCTCGAAGGGCACCGGCACGCCCGTGGAGGAAGGCCTGAACGTGGAAGAAGCCATCAGCCTGTGCCGCGCCCTGCTCGACAACGACCGGGTAGTGTGCTTTGAGATGGTGGAAATCAACCCCACCCTGGACTCCGAAAATACCATGGCCACTAACGCCTTCGATATTCTGGAAGCCGCCACCGACGCTATTCAGCGCCGCCTGCGCCTGGAGGAAGTCGTAAGCCGGTAG